The region CACCGGCCAACTCTGTCGTACTCGACTTTACCGCTTCCTGGTGCGGGCCCTGTCAGCAGATGAGCCCGATTGTCTCGAAACTGCAAAGACAAGGTTATGCGATTCGCAAAGTGGATGTGGATCAGGAACCCAATCTCGCCCGTCAGTTTCGCGTTGATTCCATGCCCACATTTATCCTCGTGATCGACGGCAAAGAAGTGAATCGCATTGTCGGCATGACCAACGAAGCTCAATTGCGACGGATGGCTGAGCAGGCCGTGCAGGGTTCACAACTCGCACGTGGTCAGCAGGAGCGACTGGCAGTTCCAGGTTCAAAACCACTGCCCAAGACCAATAGTTCACCATTCGATGCCGACGGCGTACCCACCACGGTGTTGGGTGAATCATCGCGTCTGGAAGCAGAAATTGTCTCCAACCCTCGCAATGCCCCCGCCGCTCCCCGCACTGGAATTCTCAATTCGATTAGCGAAGGCATGGGCCTGACCCGATCGGCCAATCCTTCTATTCCTGCAGAACCTAAGCCACCGGCAGCTCCCGCCAACGAACTCTTTCGCGGGAACAATGCAGAAGACGATGCCGAAATGACAGTGGCTCATGTTGATCCCACTTTGGCCAGTGTGCGTATTCGAGTTCGCGACAGCCAGGGTGGAATGTCGAACTATGGATCGGGAACCATTGTCGATAGCCAGGCTGGCCGCACGACGATCATCACCTGCGGGCATATTTTCCGTGATCTGAAATCCAAGCCTGTTGTCGAAGTGGATGTCTTCCAGGCTCAAGGGAGTCCTCGGACCTACCTTGGCGAAGTGATGGATTTCAATCTCGATGCGGATGTGGGTCTGATCATGATTCCCACCGAAAAGGCCGTTTCTTTGGCCCGGCTATCCCCTGTGGATGTGAGACTCGGGCCGGGCGAAGAGATGTTCAGTATTGGCTGCGGTGGAGGCGCCAATCCTTCACGCGAAAGTCACAAGGTGACAGCCATCAACCGTTACAACGGGCCGGAAAACATTGAATGCACAGGAGTGCCGATTCAGGGTCGCTCCGGTGGCGGGCTGTTCCGAGCCGATGGTCAATTGGCTGGTGTGTGCATTGCTGCCGATACGAAAGAACGCCGTGGTCTTTATGCCGGTTTGGAACCCATCTGCACCATGCTCGAAAAGCATCGGCTGGGTGCTCTCGTTCGACGAGAAGGTCGAGGCCGGGCGAATACGGCTGTCGCCAGTGCCGCCCGCACGGCTGATGCAGGAAGTTCGTCTGAAGCCATGGGTGACATCCTGATGGCTGGGGGTGGTAACAATCGCGCAGTTTCAGGTGCTGCGGGTAGTAATAACAGTGGCACGAATGCCGCTGCTGAGGCCGCATTGATGAATCAATCGCCCGATGCGGAAATCATCTGCATTGTGCGTCCACGCGGTGGTGCGGGAGATAACAGTCGGATTGTGGTTCTGAATCGTGCCAGCCAGACGTTCATGACCTATCTGATGGGAGAGGTTGACTCTCAGTCGCAGCGTCTGCCGGTTTCACTCCGAGTGGACGACAACCAGCGGCAGACAGCTTCGTCGGTGTCTGAAAAATCAGTGGCCGCCGTTGAACCTGCCAGAGAGCCTGCTCGTGAAGCTCTCGGGCCGAGACCGTGGGTTTCGAGCAATTCGACCGCCTTCAAGCGACAGGTTTTGCCGCGAAGGGAAGAACTTGTGCCTCTGACAGAACGGAAATAGTCCCTTTCCGGCCATTTGCAGTCCAAGTTGGGACGAATTCCAGAAGATAAATCGATTTCGCAGTGGCCAGGCGTGTACTGGCCACTGTATTTTTTTGAAAATCGACTTGTTTTCCCCTCGTCTGGCGGTCGAAATCTCGTGATGAGAATTCGGCGAATGTTACGGGACACCTAATTCCTGGTCAGAGCGATTGATCTTTCTCGGGAAAAACAACGTTTTCATCTAGGCCAGGTGCTTGGATCGGCGAGATTGACTCCTTGGAGAGGGCTTCTGGCCGATTCTGCCGGACGAATTTTCCCGAACTTGGTGAATTTTGTCCGGGTTTATCTTGGCCAAGGCGGTTTGTGTTCGTATTATCCCGCAGTCGAAACACTCAACTTAGGGTCAAACCGAGTATGCCACAGACCATGACAATCCACACCCCGGCAGTTTTGCCAGCTCCGCTGAGCTTTGCGGAGTCGGGTTTGGGTATTGGTGGTCTGCGTCGCTGGCTCTCGGCGATGAATGCCCGCATGTTTTCCGGGCGTCTCAGTGTTGTCTACCGCCGCCGGGCCTCAGCGATTCGCCATGATTCGGCCATTCGCTCGCTGGCCTTGGTTGATCAGGTGATGACGCTGGCCACAGGTATCAGCAAACGCACTCGGCTTTCCGCCTGCACTCATGCACTTCGGCTGGATGGTTCATTGTGCCTTTTGAGTCGAACACCCCTCCTCAAGCGATGATACCGCTGCCCGCAGCCGGCGGGGGTAAACAAACGGTCGCTGCAGTGAGCTATCTCGCGGACGGCGTTCTTTAGGTTGAACAGAAGGTTTACTGTTTGACGCTTCTCTGGCAGCCAGTTACTGGCTGAACAACAGGCGATCTTCCAAACACCTTCTGATTCTGTCACCTCTGCCTGGTTTTCGAATCTCAGTGACTCAATTGCTAATAAGCAATTCAGCACAATGCCCGAACTTCAGTGATCTGGCAGGTTTGAACTCCAGACAGTCGTGCGACTCTCAGTGACTGAGATTTCTCAGCCACTCAGGTCGCAGAGCAGAGACCAAACGAATGTCTTCAGCCGCATGGAGTGAAATGAAGTTTCTCGCCCCGTTTTTTCCCGTTCGCATCCCCCACCGGCAAAAGATTGCCGTTTACCTGCTGGAGCGTTGTCATGGCTGCAATTCTTGATGACCGTACTGCATCCGCTGTTGGCTACCGCGTTGCTGAACCTGTCGTTTCTTTCGAGCAGGCGAAGGAACTCGCCGCCGAGTATGGCACACCTCTCATGTGTGTCTCTCGCTCGGTTGTCGCTCGGAACTATGAAATTCTTCAGGCAGGTCTTCCTGGTGTGGAGCTGTTCTACGCTGCCAAGAGTAATCCTGACCTGACCATTCTCCGCACGCTGCGCAGGCTGGGTGGCTCTGTGGATATCTGCTCTGTCGGTGAACTGAAAGCTGCTCTTCAGGCAGGTTTTACTCCCGAGCAGATGCTGCACACCCATCCCTGCAAGACGGTCGATAATCTCATGACCTGCTACGAAGCCGGCGTGCGTCTGTTCGTTTATGACAATGCGACAGAACTCAAGAAAGTTCATCGCCTGACGCCTGATGTCGGCCTGCTGTTGCGAGTCGCCATGTCGTCAGCTTCCAGCATGATCAACCTCTCGGCCAAGTTTGGTTGTGCTCCTTCCGAAGCGGTTGATCTGCTCCGTCAGGCACGCGAGCTGGGCATGAATGTTCGTGGCATTTCGTTCCATGTGGGTTCACAAACTCTGGAGCCAGGCGACTACGACCGTGCACTGGCCAAAGTGCGGCAGATCTTTGATGACGCTGCCTGCGAAGGGATCGATCTCGAGATTCTCGATATTGGTGGCGGGATGCCCGCTCCCTATCGTGAAGCGATCATCAGCCTCGAAACGTATTGCGATATCGTCCGCCAGTCACTCGAAATCCACTTTGGCGACCTGCCTGTGCGGGTGATTGCTGAGCCGGGCCGTGTGATCTCTGCGGATACGCAGACTTTGATCACCAGTGTGATCGGGAAGTCTGTCCGTCCTAACGGAGCGACACAATACATCATCGACGATGGTCTTTATGGTTCATTCTCGGGCAAGGTTTACGATCACACCGATTTCAACCTGATGGCCGAAAATCATCTGGATCGTCCCTGCTTCCCCTGTGTGGTCGCTGGCCCGACATGCGATTCCACAGATGTGGTCAGCCGTGATCAGGAATTGCCGAACCTGGAAATCGGCGAGCTGATTCTCGTCCCTTCGATGGGCTCATACACCAACGCCAGTGGCTCGACATTCAATGGTCTCGATCTTGTGAAGGCCATCGGCGTGGAGTAATTCCAGGTCACTCATGTCGTTGATTGACGATGGCTGATTTTTGAACCGTTCGTGGTGGATACGCCATGAACGGTTTTTTGTTGGTCATTGAGGTCGAGGTCGAGGTCGAGATCCTATGAATCTCGCCCTCTCGGCATCTGTTGACATCGCCCACAATGGCAATGACCGATATAGTGGAATGACAAGGCGTTCATTTCAGAATTGAGCTAGAGCGGAAGGGCGATCATGCGGGTGGGTGTTCCGAAAGAAGTGAAGGTTGATGAGTATCGCGTGGCCATGCTCCCCGTAGGTGTCGAGGAATTGAAGCGTGTTGGACACACCGTGCTGGTTGAAGCGGGAGCGGGAGTCGGCAGTGGGATTTCAGACGAAGAGTATGCCGAGGCTGGCGCCCAGATTGTGGCAAGTGCGAAAGAAGTCTGGGATCAGGCGGATCTGATCGTCAAAGTCAAAGAGCCACAGGCGGCTGAGTTCCCTCTGATGCGATCTGGCCAGGCGATCTTCACTTACTTTCACTTTGCCGCCAGTGAGACGCTCACTCGAAATGTGATCGAGAGTGGAGTGACGGCGATAGCCTATGAAACTTTGCGTGGGCCGCAGGGCGATTTACCGCTGTTGACTCCCATGAGTGAAATCGCTGGCCGTATGAGTATTCAGGAGGGAGCCAAGTATCTCGAACGGCCACAACTGGGCCGCGGGATTTTACTGGCGGGAGTGCCGGGTGTGGCACCAGCTCATATTGCCATTCTGGGTGGTGGTGTGGTCGGGAAGAATGCGGCTCGAATTGCTGCAGGCTTTCAGGCCGACGTGGTGATTCTCGACATCAACGTGGATCGGCTGCGCTATCTTGAAGACATCATGCCTCCCAATGTGAATACGCTCTTCAGTGACCGACATAATATCCGGCAGCAGCTCAAGCTCGCCGATCTGGTGATTGGAGCTGTGCTGGTGGAAGGTGCCCGAGCACCCAATCTGGTCTCTCGCGAAGACCTGAAGTACATGAAGCATGGAGCAGTGATTATCGACGTGGCTGTCGATCAGGGCGGATGCGTGGAAACGACTCGGCCAACGACACATTCCGACCCGACATATGTCGTCGATGGCATTGTGCACTACTGTGTCACGAACATGCCCGGCGCAGTGGGCCGTACCAGTACCTATGCACTGTGTAACGTGACACTCCCTTACATCCTCAAGATTGCGAAAGAGGGCGTGTTGCCGGCGTGCAAAGGCCATGCAGGGTTGAATCGGGCCGTGAATATTCATGCGGGTCAGGTGACGAATGCCGCCGTCGCCAAGACGTTCCACCTGCCCCTGACCGAACTGTAACAGGCTTATTCACACCCAAATTCTGGGGCAATGTCCTTAGTCTGGAACCCTCTCCCGCGTCTGCGTGGGAGAGGGAAGAAAGGGTGGCAGGGGTCGGATGTCCTCATCCGCCCCCTGGTCAATCGAGTTCACCAGCACAGATGCATCGGTAAACTTCCTCATAACTCCCCATCAAAATGACTTCGAACAACCAGTATCAAATGATCTGGGGGCAAACGAAGACGTTTGACCCCAGCCACACAGACGAACTGTATTGGGCTTAAGCCTCGGATCATAAACGTGAAGTGGCCCGGATGATTCTTATAACCATCCGGGCCGCTTGAATTGCCTGCTGTGATAGATCAGCTGTTTTTAGGAAGTCGCGGCGGGGCAAACTTGATTTTCTCGACATAGCGAACAAGCTGTTTGGTCTGCGGATCGATCTTGCCTGTGCAGTGTGAAACCGCCTTGATGACATACTCGTAGTGAAGTTCGTAGTCGGCATCGATCTCGACTTCGATATCTTTGGTGGCTGGGTTGCCGGGAGTGCCAATGATCTTGAGCACTTCGGCCCCTAAGGCTTCGAAAGCTCCATCTCCCACACCGAGATTACGCTCGCCAAATTTGAGCTGAGCGAGGTTTCCATTGGCATCGGAAATCAGCTTGATCTTGATATCCGGCACCAGAGGAGCATCGCTGCTCTGTTGTGACGACTGGCCCAGCGGCATGTTGATATCGAAGTTTCCTTCAGGAGCCATGATCTTCAGTTGGAGCATGAAGAAAATGAGCAGTTGAAAGACGATATCAATCATGGGTGCCATGGGCACATCCACTTTACCGCCCGTATCTGGTCTGCGTTTGCTGCCCATGAAACTCGATCTCACTCACTGAACCAGGACGTCTCTCGATAGATCTGCTGATTTAAATAAAAAACTGTCGTCACTTCTCTTCCGAAATGGCCTTGAGCGAAAACTTGGTGTAGCCAATTTCCTGACACTTGCGAATCAGCTCCTGCACTTTGCCTGTCGGTACCTCACTGTCGGCCCGGAGGATGACTGTCGTTTCGTCAATCGCCCCCTTTCCACCTTTGGCTTCCGCCAGTCGTTTTTCCTGTTCGAGGAGCGGACCGAAGTTATTGATCGTGAATTTATCACCGGCATAGAACACGATGGGCTCTTCGGAAAGTTTTCGTCCGGAGAGATCACGATCAAAGCCGACGTTCAACACCAGCTCTTCTGCCGGCTTGACTTCGGGCGGTTTGGCCAGCAGGTCTTTCGGGAGCTTGACGCGTTCATCAGCCTTCGTGTTCTCGAAGTTGATCACCACCATGAAGAAGGTGAGCAACTGGAACACGATATCAATCATCGGCGTCATATCCGGTTCAATGACGCTGGTGTGATTCAGACGGCGCTTTGCCACAAGTCGATTCCTGTGCGAATACGATCAGGGATGTCTTTAATTTTCAGAACAGAAATGTGACGGCTCATTTTTTCCTGAGCGACCAAACTCTTGGATCGCTCCAGGCTTGAACCGACTAGCCCTGTGGGGCGGCAGCAGGAGCCGCAGCAGCAGGACGAGCCGCCGGGGCTGCTGGAGCAGCAGGTGCCGCTTGTGGTTTCATACCACTGAAACGGCTCATCAATCCTTCGCTGATGACACTGGCCTCGAACATAAACCGGGCAAAACGATTCTTATAGACAGTGAAGGCGACAATGGCGGGGATCGCCACAATGAGACCTTCCAGTGTCGTGAAGAGAGCCGTGGCGATACCGTCGGCCAGCTCGTAAGGCTTGGGCTGCTGTGTACTGGTCGCAATCACCTGGAAGCTGAGCACCATCCCCTGGACAGTTCCCAGCAGACCGAGCATCGGTGCGACCGAGCCAATCAATGCCAGATAACCGATCTTCTGTTCCATCCCCAAGGCTTCGTCGTCGCCCACTTCCTGCATCGCGTTTTCGACTTCTTCATAGCCACGGGCGAGGCGAGCCATACCAGCTGCCAGGACTCGGGCCACGAATGAATCATCACTTTTCGCAAGTTCGTAGGCACCGGGGTAATCGCGGGCGTTCAGCTTTTCTTCAAAGTCTTCTACGAAGTCAGCAGGAATGTAGTTCACTTTGCGGATCTGCAGAAACAGCATCATGATGAGGGCCACCATGACGAACGAGACGAGCATGATCAGAAAGCCGAAAATACCCGAGGCGCGAATCATCCACGCGAGGAAACTTTCCTGCTTGCGCTGAGCGAGAATATCAGCCGCAGGATCAGCCGCAGCACCACCGGCGGCTGGTGCAGCCGCTTCTTCCTGGGCCACAGCGAGTGACGTTCCCGGAAGATCAACTCCCAGAAGATCGGCCCCTGATGAGAACAGACCTGTTCCCATGCCAATGACAACAATTGCACCAACCAGCCAGAATGCGGTCCAACGACGGTTCAAAGGGGCACCTCTTGCAAGAACTGCGGAGTGATTCAGGGATGTGAAAATTGAGCCATGATGCACTGGGGACATCGAAAGGAAACTCTTTCCGACGACCAGCCAAACATGAAGCTGCTTGCCAAATTCAAAAAACAACAGGAGTCAAACGATCTTTTGGGATCAAGTCACTCGCTGTAACACCGTTACGGAACACAAAACATTCGCTGAAAAGACGAAATCTTCAGGAGAAGATGAAAAATATCGAGTGGATGTTGAACAACGCGTCAAGGCTTGAGTGTAAGTCTGCTGCCCCCCTGATTCCAGAGGCAATCCCTGGAATGGCAGGCAATCGAGAGAAGTTACCTTACGAATATTTTCTGTGCTAATTCTTGCGGCGAATACCAAACTCCGTTCGTTAACTTCCTGAAAGTTTCTTGGCCCAGGGACTGGCGGGATAATCGGCCTCGAGTCGAGCCCGTGCTTCCAACCCCCGGTCAGGGTGCTGAATGACGCGCCACAAGCCTGCCAGATGATAAAGTGCCTCAGCCCGGGCACCTGATTCGTTAGGGTAGTTCAGATCGACATACAGATAAGCCAGCACGGCCTCCATGGGCTTGTTCAGAGCCTGCAGACAGTTGCCTTGCAGGAGTTTGCATTCCGCACCCGTCGCGGCACTGGCCTCTGTCATATTGAGCATGACATCATCCAGAAGTGGCAAGGCTTCCGCATACTTGTTCTGTTGAATAGCGGCTTTGGCTTTGCCCACCATGGCATCGAGCTTGCGTGGTGCCAGCGTTTGATCATCACCTGATGCCGAGATGACTTCGTCGAAAGCAGTCACCGCCTGGGGGATCTTGCCCTGTGCCAGGAGAACTCGCCCCACATAGCTGCGCCCCTGCAATTTCAACGAGGAATCAGTTACTCCCTCAAAGGATTCCAGAACCTTGGCGGCTTCATCAAACGAGCCTTTGTTGACCAGCAGGTCGGCGAGCAAAATCACCGAGGGAAAAAACTGGTAGAAATCTGGGTCACTGGCCTGAATGCCCTTTAATTCCTTGATCGCGTCATCGACTTTCGAGGGTTGAGTCTGAGCCAAAAGGCCCTTGGCGCGGGCCAGGGTGTAGCCGATTTCCTTCTTCACGTTGTCGCTGGGGAACTTGCCATCAGATTTCAACTTCGAAAGAGCCTCAATGGCTTTGTCGAAGCGACCGGCCGCCAGATCTCCACTGGCAATCTTGAAGCTGGCGGGCATGGAATCCCACTCGACTGATTGCAACTCCGCCAGAGGGATGGTGACTTCGTCTCCCGCCTGAGGCTTGACCATCATGCCGGATTTCGTCGAAACCGCAGTCCCGCCCACACGCCCGCCCCCTTTGCGGACGACGATATCTGCTGCTTCAACGGCCAATTGCCATGACAGCAGCAATGCTCCGCACATTAAAAATGGTCGTGCGGCCCGCCCTAACTGATCTCCAAACATCGTGTGAACGTTCTGCATCATATTGATCTGTCCGTAGGGGCTGTTGTTCCGGCCTGCTGGCTACCTGGGTTCACTGCTCTCAACGAGTGGCAGAGCTCAAACACGCTGGAAAGTTGTCTTTGAAGGAGTTGTCACAATTCGAAGGCTGATTCAGCATCTGTTTTTCAGGTGGAGAGATAATCCTCACACGATTTAGCCTGGTGGTTCGACGGGAGGCTTGGGACGGGGTTTGGGAGTTCCCGCAGGTCGAGCCGTCTTCTCACCAGTCGCTTTTTCGCCGGTGGACTTTTCACCCGCAGTGCGAGTGGCTGTCCCTGAGGGCTTTGGACGACTGGCCGGCTTGGGTGGTGCCTTTCCAGTCGGTTTCGTCGCAATGTCAAAATCAAAATTTCCCAGAGCGGCGGGGGCTCCTCCACCAAAATCAACATTCAACGACGTGGGTTCACTCCG is a window of Planctopirus limnophila DSM 3776 DNA encoding:
- a CDS encoding thioredoxin domain-containing protein; this translates as MDRDSTIARHVSPTTESFAGQVPGWYGEIPSADQPVPVADSSRRPAEVNSLPETKLTQEASRVSRSAVVSESGVESSNKSSLHSRSHDQVSKPAKTQAHALQIALSHRSIIAEADATAEATTPEVPVASAFEPELPATIRSSRFFVHGKLSRTAGLASAMALTMTLLVAAVVAIVCPTTWPAGLGGSNQTLKAAGTPANSVVLDFTASWCGPCQQMSPIVSKLQRQGYAIRKVDVDQEPNLARQFRVDSMPTFILVIDGKEVNRIVGMTNEAQLRRMAEQAVQGSQLARGQQERLAVPGSKPLPKTNSSPFDADGVPTTVLGESSRLEAEIVSNPRNAPAAPRTGILNSISEGMGLTRSANPSIPAEPKPPAAPANELFRGNNAEDDAEMTVAHVDPTLASVRIRVRDSQGGMSNYGSGTIVDSQAGRTTIITCGHIFRDLKSKPVVEVDVFQAQGSPRTYLGEVMDFNLDADVGLIMIPTEKAVSLARLSPVDVRLGPGEEMFSIGCGGGANPSRESHKVTAINRYNGPENIECTGVPIQGRSGGGLFRADGQLAGVCIAADTKERRGLYAGLEPICTMLEKHRLGALVRREGRGRANTAVASAARTADAGSSSEAMGDILMAGGGNNRAVSGAAGSNNSGTNAAAEAALMNQSPDAEIICIVRPRGGAGDNSRIVVLNRASQTFMTYLMGEVDSQSQRLPVSLRVDDNQRQTASSVSEKSVAAVEPAREPAREALGPRPWVSSNSTAFKRQVLPRREELVPLTERK
- a CDS encoding type III PLP-dependent enzyme, yielding MAAILDDRTASAVGYRVAEPVVSFEQAKELAAEYGTPLMCVSRSVVARNYEILQAGLPGVELFYAAKSNPDLTILRTLRRLGGSVDICSVGELKAALQAGFTPEQMLHTHPCKTVDNLMTCYEAGVRLFVYDNATELKKVHRLTPDVGLLLRVAMSSASSMINLSAKFGCAPSEAVDLLRQARELGMNVRGISFHVGSQTLEPGDYDRALAKVRQIFDDAACEGIDLEILDIGGGMPAPYREAIISLETYCDIVRQSLEIHFGDLPVRVIAEPGRVISADTQTLITSVIGKSVRPNGATQYIIDDGLYGSFSGKVYDHTDFNLMAENHLDRPCFPCVVAGPTCDSTDVVSRDQELPNLEIGELILVPSMGSYTNASGSTFNGLDLVKAIGVE
- the ald gene encoding alanine dehydrogenase translates to MRVGVPKEVKVDEYRVAMLPVGVEELKRVGHTVLVEAGAGVGSGISDEEYAEAGAQIVASAKEVWDQADLIVKVKEPQAAEFPLMRSGQAIFTYFHFAASETLTRNVIESGVTAIAYETLRGPQGDLPLLTPMSEIAGRMSIQEGAKYLERPQLGRGILLAGVPGVAPAHIAILGGGVVGKNAARIAAGFQADVVILDINVDRLRYLEDIMPPNVNTLFSDRHNIRQQLKLADLVIGAVLVEGARAPNLVSREDLKYMKHGAVIIDVAVDQGGCVETTRPTTHSDPTYVVDGIVHYCVTNMPGAVGRTSTYALCNVTLPYILKIAKEGVLPACKGHAGLNRAVNIHAGQVTNAAVAKTFHLPLTEL
- a CDS encoding ExbD/TolR family protein, whose product is MAPMIDIVFQLLIFFMLQLKIMAPEGNFDINMPLGQSSQQSSDAPLVPDIKIKLISDANGNLAQLKFGERNLGVGDGAFEALGAEVLKIIGTPGNPATKDIEVEIDADYELHYEYVIKAVSHCTGKIDPQTKQLVRYVEKIKFAPPRLPKNS
- a CDS encoding ExbD/TolR family protein, giving the protein MAKRRLNHTSVIEPDMTPMIDIVFQLLTFFMVVINFENTKADERVKLPKDLLAKPPEVKPAEELVLNVGFDRDLSGRKLSEEPIVFYAGDKFTINNFGPLLEQEKRLAEAKGGKGAIDETTVILRADSEVPTGKVQELIRKCQEIGYTKFSLKAISEEK
- a CDS encoding MotA/TolQ/ExbB proton channel family protein — protein: MNRRWTAFWLVGAIVVIGMGTGLFSSGADLLGVDLPGTSLAVAQEEAAAPAAGGAAADPAADILAQRKQESFLAWMIRASGIFGFLIMLVSFVMVALIMMLFLQIRKVNYIPADFVEDFEEKLNARDYPGAYELAKSDDSFVARVLAAGMARLARGYEEVENAMQEVGDDEALGMEQKIGYLALIGSVAPMLGLLGTVQGMVLSFQVIATSTQQPKPYELADGIATALFTTLEGLIVAIPAIVAFTVYKNRFARFMFEASVISEGLMSRFSGMKPQAAPAAPAAPAARPAAAAPAAAPQG
- a CDS encoding tetratricopeptide repeat protein, producing MMQNVHTMFGDQLGRAARPFLMCGALLLSWQLAVEAADIVVRKGGGRVGGTAVSTKSGMMVKPQAGDEVTIPLAELQSVEWDSMPASFKIASGDLAAGRFDKAIEALSKLKSDGKFPSDNVKKEIGYTLARAKGLLAQTQPSKVDDAIKELKGIQASDPDFYQFFPSVILLADLLVNKGSFDEAAKVLESFEGVTDSSLKLQGRSYVGRVLLAQGKIPQAVTAFDEVISASGDDQTLAPRKLDAMVGKAKAAIQQNKYAEALPLLDDVMLNMTEASAATGAECKLLQGNCLQALNKPMEAVLAYLYVDLNYPNESGARAEALYHLAGLWRVIQHPDRGLEARARLEADYPASPWAKKLSGS